The following are from one region of the Eulemur rufifrons isolate Redbay chromosome 17, OSU_ERuf_1, whole genome shotgun sequence genome:
- the ENC1 gene encoding ectoderm-neural cortex protein 1 isoform X2 translates to MFSGGLKESQDSEVNFDNSIHPEVLELLLDYAYSSRVIINEENAESLLEAGDMLEFQDIRDACAEFLEKNLHPTNCLGMLLLSDAHQCTKLYELSWRMCLSNFQTIRKNEDFLQLPQDMVVQLLSSEELETEDERLVYESAINWISYDLKKRYCYLPELLQTVRLALLPAIYLMENVAMEELITKQRKSKEIVEEAIRCKLKILQNDGVVTSLCARPRKTGHALFLLGGQTFMCDKLYLVDQKAKEIIPKADIPSPRKEFSACAIGCKVYITGGRGSENGVSKDVWVYDTLHEEWSKAAPMLVARFGHGSAELKHCLYVVGGHTAATGCLPASPSVSLKQVEHYDPTTNKWTMVAPLREGVSNAAVVSAKLKLFAFGGTSVSHDKLPKVQCYDQCENRWTVPATCPQPWRYTAAAVLGNQIFIMGGDTEFSACSAYKFNSETYQWTKVGDVTAKRMSCHAVASGNKLYVVGGYFGIQRCKTLDCYDPTLDVWNSITTVPYSLIPTAFVSTWKHLPS, encoded by the coding sequence GAAGCTGGTGACATGCTGGAGTTTCAAGACATCCGGGATGCATGTGCAGAGTTCCTGGAAAAGAACCTGCATCCCACCAACTGCCTGGGCATGCTGCTGCTGTCCGACGCGCATCAGTGCACCAAGCTGTATGAACTCTCCTGGAGGATGTGTCTCAGCAACTTCCAGACCATCAGGAAGAATGAAGATTTCCTCCAGCTGCCCCAGGACATGGTAGTGCAGCTCTTGTCCAGTGAAGAGCTGGAGACAGAAGATGAAAGGCTCGTGTACGAGTCTGCAATTAACTGGATCAGCTACGACCTGAAGAAGCGGTATTGCTACCTCCCAGAACTGTTGCAGACGGTGAGGCTGGCGCTCCTGCCAGCCATCTATCTCATGGAGAATGTGGCCATGGAGGAGCTCATCACCAAGCAGAGAAAGAGTAAGGAAATCGTGGAAGAAGCCATCAGGTGCAAACTGAAAATCCTGCAGAATGATGGTGTGGTGACCAGCCTCTGTGCCCGGCCTAGGAAAACCGGCCATGCCCTCTTCCTCCTGGGTGGACAGACTTTCATGTGTGACAAGCTGTATCTGGTAGACCAGAAGGCCAAAGAAATCATTCCCAAGGCCGACATTCCCAGCCCAAGAAAAGAGTTCAGTGCATGTGCAATTGGCTGCAAAGTATACATCACTGGGGGGCGAGGGTCTGAAAATGGGGTCTCAAAAGATGTCTGGGTTTATGATACCCTGCATGAGGAGTGGTCCAAAGCTGCCCCCATGCTGGTGGCCAGGTTTGGCCATGGCTCTGCTGAACTGAAGCACTGCCTGTACGTGGTTGGGGGGCACACAGCTGCAACCGGCTGCCTCCCGGCCTCCCCCTCGGTCTCGCTAAAGCAGGTAGAACATTACGACCCCACAACCAACAAATGGACCATGGTGGCCCCACTCCGAGAAGGCGTTAGCAACGCTGCAGTAGTGAGTGCCAAACTCAAGCTGTTTGCTTTCGGAGGTACCAGCGTCAGTCATGACAAGCTCCCCAAGGTTCAGTGTTATGATCAGTGTGAAAACAGGTGGACCGTAccagccacctgtccccagccctggcgTTACACAGCAGCAGCTGTGCTGGGCAACCAGATTTTTATTATGGGGGGAGATACAGAGTTCTCCGCCTGCTCTGCTTATAAATTCAACAGTGAAACTTACCAGTGGACCAAGGTGGGAGACGTGACGGCAAAGCGCATGAGCTGTCATGCTGTGGCCTCCGGAAACAAACTCTACGTGGTTGGAGGATACTTCGGCATTCAGCGATGCAAGACTTTAGACTGCTACGATCCAACATTGGACGTGTGGAACAGCATAACCACAGTCCCGTACTCGCTGATCCCCACTGCGTTCGTCAGCACCTGGAAACATCTGCCTTCTTAA